One Rhodothermales bacterium genomic window, CGAGGGGCGAGCCGGCGTCCACGATGTAGTTGGCCGAGACAAACGGGAACGTGGCGTGCGGCAGCATCTTCACGAGGCCGGGCACGCCGTTGTCGAAGTCGTGATTCCCCAGGGTGGAGGCGTCGTAACCCATGGCGGACATCGCCTTGAACTCCAGCTCGCCGCCGAAGAAATTGAAATACGGCGTACCCTGGAAGATATCGCCGCTGTCGAGCAGGAGCAGGTTGGGCTCGGCGGCGCGGATGCGTTGCACGAGCGCGGAGCGCCGGGCGATGCCGCCCATGCCGGCGTTGCGCCCGCCGTCCATCGGAAACGGGTCGATCCGCGAGTGCGTGTCGTTGGTATGGAGGATGACGAGCCGCAGCTCATCGGCCGCGAGGGCCTGCAGGGGGGCCAGGTAGCTCCCGACGCCGCCGGCGGCGAGGGTCTGGAAAAAACGACGTCGGTTCATCGTGAGTCTTGAATCGTCAAAGGGAAATCGGGGTGTTCGTACCTGTTCTCTGCCGGGCAACGTCCTAACGCAGATCGCTGAGAATCACACCATGTGCGATGTTCAATTTGCAATTTGCGATACCCGCCCATCTTTAGATGGCCGGATCGTTCCTTTATCTTTTATGTACCGGATGTAGCTGTCGCGCAGCAGGACGCCGAGGTCCTCGCGGCCGGCCGGGGACCAGAGCGCCGGCATGTCGCCGCCGCCGTTGGCGAGATAGTCGGACGTCACCAGCCGATAGGTGCGCGCCGGATCGAGCGGAGCGCCGGCGACGCGGATGTCGGTCGCCGCCCGGTCGCGGATGGCAAACGTGAAGCCGGCGATGGGCTCGCCGCCCATCCGGGCGAGCTGCTGGGCGAGGGAATCCACCATCACGCCGGTCAGGTCGACGACGCTCAGCATGTTGTCGAACGGCATCAGTTCGTAGATCACACCCACCGTGATGGGCCCCGGGTTGATCGGCACGCGCAGCCCGCCGTTGTTCGTGAGGGCCAGGTCTACCGGCCGGCTCGTCCATTGCTGCACGTCGGCCAGCATGGCGTCGGCGGCGAGGTTGCCGAGCGGACCCTCGGGCTGGGCTTTCTCAAACAGTGCGGTGGCTTCGCCGATGACCTCGTTCACCTTGCTCTGGAGCTGCGCCCGGTACGGGGCGACGAGCGCCTCCATAGCCGGGTCGTCGGCCAGCGAGTCGCCGATCGGGGTGAAGGTGACGACCGGTTCCGCAATCGCGAGCGCCTCGGGCGCGGCCGGCCCGGGCTGCGTAGCGCGGCAGCCGGCAAGCACGAGCAGGGCGATCAGGGTGAGCAGACGGGACATGGATGCGGGATGTTGGATTCGGGATGCGGGGGGTTGGATGCAGGATGTTGGATGCAGGATGTTGGATGCAGGATGTTGGATGCAGGATGTTGGATGCAGGATGTTGGATGCAGGATGTTGGATGCAGGATGTTGGATGCAGGATTATAAAGATAAGGTATATGCCCTTTGAGAGCGCTTCAGATGCACCATCCTGCATCTTGTATCCTGCATCTCGCATCCAACATCCCGCCCCCCTCATCCCCCCATCATACGAACCACGGCGCAGACCTGGAACGGCGCCGGGGTTACGTTTCTTGCACGGCATTCCGTATTCTTGGGGTTTCTTCGCGAATCCTCGTTGTAACCCGAATGGAACCGACCTCCGCCGCGGCCAGGCCGTCGCGTTTTGCGCGCTTTCTAACCGTTGTCGAGCGCATCGGCAATGCCCTGCCGCATCCGGCAACGCTGTTCGCGATCTTCGCGATGATCGTGATCGTGCTGTCGTGGGTGTTCAGCCAGTTCGATCTTTCCGTCGTCAACCCTGGATCGGGCGAGGTGGTCCGGCCGGTGAACCTGCTTTCGCGGGAGGGGCTGCATCGGATCCTGACCGAGATGCTGACGAATTTTACGGGTTTTGCGCCGCTCGGGACGGTGCTCGTGGCGATGCTCGGAATCGGGGTGGCGGAAGGCAGCGGCCTGATCGGCGCCGGCCTGCGGCTGCTCGTCATCTCCGCGCCGACGCGGCTGCTGACGTTCGTGATCGTCATGGCCGGCGTGCTCTCGAACGCGGCGAGCGAGGTCGGCTACGTCCTGCTCGTTCCGCTCAGCGCCCTGATCTTTCTGGCCGTCGGCCGGCATCCCATCGCCGGCCTCGCGGCGGCCTTCGCCGGCGTCTCCGGCGGCTACAGCGCCAACCTGTTTCTCGGGACGGTGGATCCGCTGCTCGCCGGTCTCTCCCAGGAGGCGGCGCAGATCATCGACCCCGCGTACACGGTCAACCCCGCCGCCAACTACTACTTCATGGCGGCGTCGACATTCGTGATCGCGGCGGCCGGCACGTGGGTCACCGAGCGCATCGTGGTGCCGCGCCTCGGGGCGTATACGGGCGACGTGCAGGCCGAGGAGGTCAAGCCGCTCAGCTCGGCCGAAAAACGGGGCCTTTGGTACGCCGGCGCCGGCATCGCCGTGCTGTCCGGCCTCGTGCTCTGGGGGCTTATCCCGGAGGACGGATTTCTGCGCGAGATCGGGACCGGGAGCATCCTCCGGTCGCCCTTCATGGAAGGCATCGTCGCGTTCATCTTTATCGCCGCGAGCCTCGCCGGCATCCTCTACGGGATCGGCGCCGGGACGCTCCACAGCGATGCGGACGTGATGAAGGGCATGGGCAAGTCGATGTCGGCCCTCGGCCTCTACATGGTGCTGGTCTTTTTCGCCGCACAGTTCGTCGCCTACTTCCGGTGGACGAATCTCGGCCTCATCTTCGCCATCGAAGGCGCGGATCTGCTGAAGGCGTCCGGCCTCGGTCCCATCCCGCTGATGGTGGCCTTCATCCTGCTCTCGGCGCTGATCAATCTCTCGATCGGGAGCGCGTCCGCGAAGTGGGCCATCATGGCGCCGGTGTTTATCCCGATGTTCATGCTGCTGGGCTATACGCCCGAGCTCGTCCAGGCCGCCTACCGCATCGGCGACAGCGCGACGAACATCATCTCCCCCATGATGTCGTATTTCGCGCTGATCGTGGCGTTCGTGGAGACGTACGACAAAAAAGCCGGCATCGGCACCGTCGTCGCCACCATGCTGCCGTACACGCTGGCTTTCCTCGCCGTGTGGATGACGCTGCTCGTGCTCTGGCTGGTGCTCGGCTGGCCGCTCGGACCGGGCGCGGCCCTCTTCCTGCCGACGCCCTGAGATGGTTGCACCCGATGCCGATCTGCTGGCGTCGCTGCGCCGGCTCAACGCGCTGCGCGCCTCTCGTTCCCGAACGCGCGAACGCGAGCGGTTGGAGGCGGAGATGGAAACGCGTTTTGGGGTTTCCTGCCGGCTCGTCGTCTACGGTACCCTCGCTCCCGGCGAATCGAACGCGGATCAGCTGGCGCCGCTGGAAGGGATCTGGCGGTCCGCGACGGTCCGCGGAGCCCGCCATCCACGCGGATGGGGGGCGGTGACCTTCTATCCGGCATTTCGATGGGATGAGGCCGGCGCGGCCATCCCGGTCCAGCTCTTCGAATCCGGTGCACTTCCCGGTCACTGGCGCCGGCTCGATCGGTTCGAGGGACCCACGTACGGTCGGGTGCTCGTCCCGGTCTACCTGGATGCGGGTTGGACGGTTGCGAACGTCTACGAAGCGCGGGAAACATGAGGATGGAAGTGTGGGAGTTTGGGAGCAATGGCGGTCGATTCGCCACGCCCATCCCCCCACACTCCCATCCCCCAACGCAGCTTATTTCACCAGCATCATCTTGCCGGTGCGCACGAACGAGCCGGCCTCGATGCGGTACAGGTAGGCCCCGCTCGGTAAGGCGCCGGCGTCGAAACGAGCCTGGTGGAAACCGGGCTCCATCGCGCGGTCGACGAGGGTCTCGACCTTACGGCCGAGCAGGTCGTACACGACCAGCGAGACGTGGCTCGCTTCGGGCAGGCTGAACGGAATCACCGTCACCGGATTGAACGGGTTCGGGTAGTTCGCACCGAGGCCGTACGCTTCCGGCAGCTCGGCCGCCGTTTGCAGCAGCAACGCCGGCGCATCCTGCCCTGCTCTCGCGGCGACGACCGGAGCGAGCGTTTCCACCGCCCAGTGGTTGTCCAGTTGTACCGTGGTATTGCGGCCCACTTCGATGTCCCTGGCGAGGAAGGCGCCGGTTGCGGTGCTGTTGCCGAAAAACTCGATGGTGCCGTTCGGTGCGTAAATACTGGCGGAGATCGTGCTGAAATGGCCAAAGTCGACCGCCGTCGACGTCGTCCCGTTCGCGCCGGCCGCGAAGATGACGAAGTCGGACGCATCCACCGTCGCGCCGCTCGCCGGCGTCACGTTCACCGTCTGGCTTGCCGTGAAGACGCCATCGACCCGCAACTCCGCCGCGCTGCTGTAGCGCAGGTTGGCGTTGCTCGCCAGGGTAACGGAGGAGACCTGATACAGGCCGCCGGCCAGCACGAGGGTGCCGTTCGATCGGACGGTGATGTCGCCGTACGATCCGGGCGCCAGCGTCACCGTCTGGTTCGAGCCGACGATCAGGTCGTCGCCGCCGGCGTCGATCGCCGGGAACGGCGGGAAGGCGAATGCCGGCAGAGCGAGCGGACTGGTCTGCGTGCCTGTGATGGTGCCTGCGTTCGTTAGCGTGTTGAACGTAACGTCGCTCTTGACCACCGAATTGGGCAGGATCACGATCTCGTTGGCTTTCATTTGATAACCGGCTGCCGTGATGACTTTGCGGTCGAGCACGAGTTCGGCGCCGGCGAGCGTTGCGTCCGTCGCGTCGTCCCGAACGAGCACATCACCGCTGGCGACATGGACGCCGGAATCCAGGTACATGCTGTTCCGTGCGGCCAGCACCGCGGTTGCCTGGAACGGCTCCTGCGCCTGGATGAAGACGACGAGGCCGTCGTGGTCGGACGACCGCAGGGCGTTCGACGGGTCGTCGATCAGCACCAGCGGCGCGCCGGCGTTGCCGCGGCCGTAGCTGAAGCCGGTGACGAACGGGTCGAGGCCGGCCGATGTGAGCGCGTGGTCGAGCACCTGCGGACTGCCCTGGTTGACGAACGAATACCGGTTTTCCGCCGGCACCGTCAGCACCTGGTTCGTGAGGTCGGGCTCGACGAGGTCGGCTCCGCTCAGCAGGCTCTCGGACGGGTCGAACGAGCCCCGGATGATGCCCACGGCATCCACGTAGCCGTCGGTGAACTCGAACGCGTTGAAGTCGCCCAGCACCACGAGACGCACATCCGGGTTGGCGGTCTGGCGGTCCTGGATCATCGTCGCGATCGAAAGTGCCTGCTCGAGGCGTTTCTGGCGGACGCGGTCGCCGCCGGAGCCGGGATCCTCGATCCCGTTGAGCGAGCGGTTGTGGACGACCATCGCCTCGATCGGGAAGGCCGGCAGGCCGTAGGCCAGGAAGTCGGCCTCCAGCAGGAGCGGCGGCCGGTCGTGCAGCAGCGAGCCGTCGACCGACAGGGTCTCGGTCGCGCCGAGCTGGGTGACGGCGTTGACCTGCACGCGCGCCGGCTTCACGAGGAAGCCCACGTCGATCCCGCCGACGTCGTTGCCTTCCACGAGGTAGGCGTCGTACGCGAGCGTCGGGTCGTCCGCCTGGATCCGGGCGGCCAGCGCCTGGAGTACGCCGAGCTTCTCGACTTCCTCGACGGCGAGGATATCCGGCGCGCCGAGCACGTCGCGGATGTAGATCGAGAATTTGGCCAGTCGTGTCTGGTATTCGTCCAGCGGCACCGTGTCTTCCGTGCCGTCCTTGATGTCGTCGAAGAGCCGGAACAGGTTGAGCGAGCCGACGGTCGCCTCGCCGGCCTCCGCGGCGCGCACCGGGATGGGCAGCGGCGCCGGCGTGACGGTCAGCTCCGTCGGCCACAGCTCGTAATCCCCGAACTCAAACCCGATGACGCCCGTGGCCTGGAAGGTCGAACCGACCGTCAGGATCTGGTTGTCGAGCCCGAGCTTGTCGGGGTCGAGTTCGAACACTTCGGGGTTGCCGTCCCACACCGGCAGGCCGGAGAGACCCGGGTAGACGATGCCTTTTTCGCGGAACGGCAGCTGGCCGCTCGCCACGACAAACGCTTCCGCCTCGGGGTCCGTGCCGAAGCTCTGGCTCGGGCCGGAGACGAGGCCGTTGGCCACCGTCACCCGCATCCCTTCGTACCGCTCGTACGCGTTGGCGTCCTGCGGCTGATCCGGCGACGGCGTCGCGCCATCGAACACGACCGGATCGGGCACCGGAGCGCCGCTGCCGAGCACCGTGACGACAGGGTCGTCGGTGAATTCGGTGAACTCGAAGAACTCGACGAGCGAGCCGGTGACCGAGACCAGGTCGCCGACGCTCACCGTCGGCGCGCTGCCGGTGAAGACGAAGAGGCCATCCGAGGTGGCCGGGTCGTTGTCCGACCGGTCGGCCGGCGTCTGGATGAAAAAGCCGTTGGTCGACAGTGCGGTGACGACGTTGTTCTCCGTCGCCACGCGGAAGCCGGCGTACGGCGACGTCAGCCCCGCGCCCTGGAGGGCGTAGATCTCGAAGGTGCCGGCGAAGGGCACCACGCCGTTTTCGGCGCCCGGCGTCGGGTCGAAGAGGCTGTAGGTCGACGTATTGCGCCCGCCGCCCGACCCGTTCGGGATGCGCTGGATGGACTGGGTGTCCTTGGAGCCGGACGCGTTTTCGTTCACCTGGGCCTCGCCGGCGTTCAGGAGCACGAGCAGGCCGGCGTCGTCGGCGTCGTCGGTGTCGTAGACGACGGCGTCGACCAGGTTGACGGTCGTCACGGGCGTCCCGTTCGGGAAGGCCGAGGCGTCGCCGACGAACAGCGCGATCGCGTCGGCGCCGTTCTGGATCAGGTCCGTGTCCGGCGTAACGTCGAGGTCGCAGTTCGCCACCGTCGCGGCGTTGGCGCAGAGGACGAAGTAGCCGTCGGCGTCGGTGGCGAAGCCGTCGAGGTCGAAGGCCTGGTAGGACTGGTCGTTGCTGCCGTTGTAGAACACCAGCACGAGGCCCGACAGGTCGGTGGCCGGATCGGCGAAGAGTTCGACGAATTCGGCGGTGTCGCCGCTTGTCTGATCGGAGTCGACTTCATTGATGACGACGCTGACGTCGGGCGCCGGCGCCTCGTTGATCGCGCCGGGCGTCGGGGGGAGCGTCGTAAAGGCCGCCGTGTTCCGCGCGCCGCCCGAGCCGTTCGGGATGCGCTGCATCGATTCGGTGTCCTTCGCGCCGTTGCCGTTTTCGTTGACCTGGGGCTCGCCGGCGTTCAGCAGTGCGAGCAGCTCCAGGTCGTCGGCGTCGTCGGTGTCGTAGACCAGCGCGTCGATCAGGTTCTCGACGGTCACCGGCGTGCCGTTCGGGAAGGCCGACGCATCCGCCTGATACAGGGCGACGGCATCTGCCCCGTTCTGGATCAGGTCGGTGTTCGGCGACACGTCCAGGTCGCAGTTCGGCACGTTGACGGCATCGCCGCAGACGACGAAGTAGCCGTCGGCGTCGGTGGCGAAGCCGTCGAGGTCGAAGGCCTGGTAGGCCTGGTCGTTGCTGCCGTTGAACAGCACGAGCGCGAGCCCCGAAAGGTCGGTGTTCGGCGCGGCGAAGAGTTCGACGAACTCCGCGTTGTCGGTGCTGGTCTGGTCTGCGTCGACCTCATTGATGACGACGTTGGGCGGGGTAGGCGGGCCGCCGTCGCCGTTGAAGATCTGGTTGGCGTTGAACGCGCCGAAGGTGTTGGCCTGGGAGGCTTCCCAGACGAAATCTTCCGCCGTCGAACCCGTACCGCCGAGCTGCAGCGATTCGCCGAGCGGCCCCGACGATTCGCTGACGCCGATGTCCGTGCTGGTCAACCCGTCGGCGACGCCGCCGACGGCCGTAAAGCTCCCCTCGTAGCTCAAGAACTGGACGACGCTGGCGCCGTCGTAGAGGACGATCCCGTCGGGCGAGCCGTTCTGGAGGCCGTTCGAGGGATACGTGACGGTTACGACGCCGAAGCCGCCGCCGAGGTCGGGGATGACGCCGGACAGGTTCTGGGTGTCGTAGGCGGCGCCGCCGCTCCCGTTGTAGAGCACGAGGCTCCAGCCGGACAAGTCGGTCCCGGACGGACCTGCGATTTCGATCGCCTCGTCGATGTCCGCGCCGGTGTTGTCGTAATGAATCTCATTGATGAAGACGCTGGTCTGCGCGAAGCCGGGAAGGGGGCCTGCAGCGCATACCCATAGCAATAGAAGCAGGTATCGTTTCATGGCGTTACGTTTCGTGAGGATCGGCCTGGAGGGAAGCAAAACGGCGCCGCGCCGGAAACGGGAGGGAGGAAATGCACACGCAGAAAGCGTATTCCCCGTCGTGCCGGCGCATCGATGACGCGCGGTCGCTTATGCCCGCATAAAAAAAGAGGCGAAGCAAGATAATCGCTTGCTTCGCCTCGTGCATTATCCGATGGTCAATATTCGGCGCCGGGATAGCGCCGAAGGTTTAACGTTCGAGGTTCGAGGATCAAGGCTTGTGAGGGCACTCCTTGACCGTCGAACCTCGATCCTCAACCCCTCAATTGATCCCCACGTCGCCGCCCATGTCGCCGCCGCCGGCGTTATCGTTGCGGTCGCGGTTGCGGCGCTGGGGCTGCCGGCCGAAGTTGTAGGTGAACGCCAGGTACGCGTTGCGCGACTGCCATTTGCGTTCGCCGAGCTGGTAGAAGGTGTTGTCGTCGACGATGAACTTGAAGCCCATCTGGTCGAACGGGTCGCTGACGCGGAGCGTGAGGCTCGCCTTGTCGTTCATGAACTTCTGCCGGATGGAGATGTCCGCGCGCGAGAAGGCCGAGATGCGGCCCTGCGCCATGTCGGTCGGGGCGCGGTAGAAGTAGGAGGCCTGGAGGTCGAGGCCCGGGCGCACCTGCCAGGTGGCGTTGAAGCGCGACGACCAGGAAATCGCCGAGTTGCTCAGGTCGGTGTCGACGTTGCTGCCGTTGGTGACCACCTTGTAGAGGTTGAAGCTGGCGAACCCGTTCAGCTTCTGGCCGAGGCGCAGGGAGCCGATGATTTCGCTGCCCCAGGATTCGCTGGAGTCGAAGTTCTCGAAGGTCGTCGTCGAGATGCCCGTCGCCGGATCGATCGTTTTGAACCGCTCCATCTGGTTGATGGTCTTCCGGTAGTACGGAGCCAGGCTGAGCGAGCCCTTGTTCGAGAACTGCTGGAGCGACAGCTCGTAGGCGTGCACGTATTCCGGCTTCAGGTACGGATTCCCGACAAAGAGATTGAGGGGGTCGTTGTAGTTCGTGAAGGGATTCAGCATCCGGGTGCGGGGGCGCTGGATGCGCTTGCTGTAGCTGAGCCGGATGGCGCGTGTGTCCGAGAACTTGTAGGAAGCGAAGGCGCTCGGGAAGACGCTGAAGTAGTTGTTGTCGAAGCTCTCGCTGGTCGTGGTCAGGTCGAACGTGGTGAGGGCCTGTTCGAGGCGGACGCCGCCCTGGAGGTCGAGCTTGCCGACGGAGCCGCTCAGGATGCCGTAGGCGGCATGCACCTGCTCGTTGTAGATGAACTCGTTGTTCAAGTTGAGGTCGGGCAGGTAGGCGCCCATCCCGTAGTCGAACTGTTCGGAGTAGAACCCGTTGTCGAGCTGCTGCAAGGTCCCTTTGTAGCCCGTTTCGAGCCGGCCGGCGCCGAGCGGGCGCACATAGTCCACCTGCGCCGTGTATTCGTTCTCCAGGTTGTCCTGGTTGTTGCGCTGGAGGTCCGGCGTGGCGTTGGCCGAGGTGCCGTCCAGGTTGCGCAGCTGCTGGGTGAAGAGGTCGTCGTTGGACCCGTTCGAGCGGTTGTAGCGCAGGTCGGCGCTGAACTCGTGCTTCGAGGTTTCGATCGTGCGCTTGAAGGACAGCTTGTAGTCCATGTTGAAGCCGTCGTTCGCGCTGCCGGAGAGGCGGTCGTAGAGCCCGGTCAGTTCGCTGTTCGTGCCCAGCTGCGCGTAGGTGTTGACGCCGTCGCCGTCGCCGTTGCGCAGGCTCATCTGGGCGGAGGCGGAGAGCACGTCCTTCTTGTTGAAGGCATAGTCGGCATTCACGTTGACCATGTTCGACAGGTTCTTCCGGCTGCCGTCTTCATTCTGCTCGAGGTACGTGAGCGGGTCGAGGTAGCGGTTCTCGCGGAAGTTGTAGCCGGTGTTCAACCGGTCGTCATACCGGAAGCCGTAGTTCGTGAAGAGGCTCAGCTTGCCTTTCTGGAAGTTCAGGTTACCCGACGCGTTGTACGAATCGCTCGTCCCGATGCCCAGCGTGAGGCCGCCGCTCGTCCCGAGGTCGCTGTCCTGCTTCATCACGAGGTTGATGATGCCGGCCATCCCGTCCGGGTCGAACTTCGCGGAGGGGTTGGGGATGACTTCGACCTTCTCGACCATGCCGGAGGGGATCTGCTGCAGGTAGGAGGCGAGGAAGTCGCCCCGGACCGGCGAGGGCTTGCCGTTGATGTACACCACCACGTTCTAGTTGCCGCGCAGGCTGATGTTGCCGTCGATATCGACTTCCACCGAGGGGATGTTCTGGAGGACGTCGGACGCGGAGCCGCCCGTGCTCGTGATCTGATCCTTGGTGTTGTAGACCGTCCGGTCGATCTCGAACGTCACGGCTTCCCGCTCGGCGACGACTTCGACGCCCTCGAGCTGCTGGGTGTCCGGCGTGAGCCGGATGGCGCCGAGCGACACGCGCGGACTCGCCGGCGTGATGTTGATGTCGTTCGCCACGGCGTTTTCGTAGCCGATGAAGCTGACCTTGACATAGTAGCTCCCTGGCCGGATCTGCTCGATCATGAACGTCCCGTCGACGTTGCTCACGGCGCCCGTCACCAGGCTGCTGTCCCGGGAGCTCCAGACCGCGATCGTGGCCGTGGAGATGGCCTCGCCGGTGTCGCTGTCCTGCACCGATCCGCTGAGAACCCCTTGCGGAGCGGGGGGACGCTGGCCCTGGGCCTGGGCCGGAAGGGCGATGCCTGCCGCCAGCAGGGCGGCGAAAAGGAGGAATAGCGGGGTTGAGAGGCGGTATCTATTGGCGTACATGGACTTGTCGTGATGCGTCGTCTTGAATCTCGCCCGGGCTGGCGCCCGCTCTGGCGAAGTGAATACGACTCTACCTACGAGCAGCCGCATGTAAGGGTTGTTTGCTCGTCGTTAATCTTGTTAAGCTGAGGATAAATGTGCGCAACATCTGCCGGGCTCGCTCGTCCCAGCACCCTCTCGGGCACCGGCCCTTGTCCGGCCCCGTGTCCCGCCTCGTATCCCGCCGCATCTGTGATCGGATAGCCATCCCATGACTAAACCCATCATTCTCGCCATCGACGACGATCCGCAGGTCCTCGGATCGATCGCGCGCGATCTGCGCGCGCGTTATGGCAAGGATTATCGCATTCTTCGCGCCGATAGCGGCGCCGCAGCCGTCGAAACCTTGGACGCCGTCAAGGCGCGCGACGAACCCATCGCCCTGTTGATTTCGGATCAGCGCATGCCCGAACTCGACGGCGTGGCGTTTCTCCAGGCCGCGAAGCTGCTGTTTCCGGACAGCAAGCGCGTCCTCCTGACGGCCTATGCGGATACGGATGCGGCCATCGGCGCCATCAACCGCTCGCAGGTCGACTATTACCTCCTGAAACCCTGGGATCCGCCCGAGGAAAAGCTCTATCCGGTGCTCGATGAACTGCTCGACGACTGGCAGGCCGACTATCGCCCGGGCTACGGAGGCATCCGCGTCGTCGGTGACCGGTGGTCGGCGCGGGTCCATGCCATGAAGGATTTCCTGGCCCGCAACCAGCTGCCTTATCGGTTTC contains:
- a CDS encoding 5'-nucleotidase C-terminal domain-containing protein, which translates into the protein MSRLLTLIALLVLAGCRATQPGPAAPEALAIAEPVVTFTPIGDSLADDPAMEALVAPYRAQLQSKVNEVIGEATALFEKAQPEGPLGNLAADAMLADVQQWTSRPVDLALTNNGGLRVPINPGPITVGVIYELMPFDNMLSVVDLTGVMVDSLAQQLARMGGEPIAGFTFAIRDRAATDIRVAGAPLDPARTYRLVTSDYLANGGGDMPALWSPAGREDLGVLLRDSYIRYIKDKGTIRPSKDGRVSQIAN
- a CDS encoding AbgT family transporter, which translates into the protein MEPTSAAARPSRFARFLTVVERIGNALPHPATLFAIFAMIVIVLSWVFSQFDLSVVNPGSGEVVRPVNLLSREGLHRILTEMLTNFTGFAPLGTVLVAMLGIGVAEGSGLIGAGLRLLVISAPTRLLTFVIVMAGVLSNAASEVGYVLLVPLSALIFLAVGRHPIAGLAAAFAGVSGGYSANLFLGTVDPLLAGLSQEAAQIIDPAYTVNPAANYYFMAASTFVIAAAGTWVTERIVVPRLGAYTGDVQAEEVKPLSSAEKRGLWYAGAGIAVLSGLVLWGLIPEDGFLREIGTGSILRSPFMEGIVAFIFIAASLAGILYGIGAGTLHSDADVMKGMGKSMSALGLYMVLVFFAAQFVAYFRWTNLGLIFAIEGADLLKASGLGPIPLMVAFILLSALINLSIGSASAKWAIMAPVFIPMFMLLGYTPELVQAAYRIGDSATNIISPMMSYFALIVAFVETYDKKAGIGTVVATMLPYTLAFLAVWMTLLVLWLVLGWPLGPGAALFLPTP
- a CDS encoding gamma-glutamylcyclotransferase family protein, which gives rise to MVAPDADLLASLRRLNALRASRSRTRERERLEAEMETRFGVSCRLVVYGTLAPGESNADQLAPLEGIWRSATVRGARHPRGWGAVTFYPAFRWDEAGAAIPVQLFESGALPGHWRRLDRFEGPTYGRVLVPVYLDAGWTVANVYEARET
- a CDS encoding T9SS type A sorting domain-containing protein, which translates into the protein MKRYLLLLLWVCAAGPLPGFAQTSVFINEIHYDNTGADIDEAIEIAGPSGTDLSGWSLVLYNGSGGAAYDTQNLSGVIPDLGGGFGVVTVTYPSNGLQNGSPDGIVLYDGASVVQFLSYEGSFTAVGGVADGLTSTDIGVSESSGPLGESLQLGGTGSTAEDFVWEASQANTFGAFNANQIFNGDGGPPTPPNVVINEVDADQTSTDNAEFVELFAAPNTDLSGLALVLFNGSNDQAYQAFDLDGFATDADGYFVVCGDAVNVPNCDLDVSPNTDLIQNGADAVALYQADASAFPNGTPVTVENLIDALVYDTDDADDLELLALLNAGEPQVNENGNGAKDTESMQRIPNGSGGARNTAAFTTLPPTPGAINEAPAPDVSVVINEVDSDQTSGDTAEFVELFADPATDLSGLVLVFYNGSNDQSYQAFDLDGFATDADGYFVLCANAATVANCDLDVTPDTDLIQNGADAIALFVGDASAFPNGTPVTTVNLVDAVVYDTDDADDAGLLVLLNAGEAQVNENASGSKDTQSIQRIPNGSGGGRNTSTYSLFDPTPGAENGVVPFAGTFEIYALQGAGLTSPYAGFRVATENNVVTALSTNGFFIQTPADRSDNDPATSDGLFVFTGSAPTVSVGDLVSVTGSLVEFFEFTEFTDDPVVTVLGSGAPVPDPVVFDGATPSPDQPQDANAYERYEGMRVTVANGLVSGPSQSFGTDPEAEAFVVASGQLPFREKGIVYPGLSGLPVWDGNPEVFELDPDKLGLDNQILTVGSTFQATGVIGFEFGDYELWPTELTVTPAPLPIPVRAAEAGEATVGSLNLFRLFDDIKDGTEDTVPLDEYQTRLAKFSIYIRDVLGAPDILAVEEVEKLGVLQALAARIQADDPTLAYDAYLVEGNDVGGIDVGFLVKPARVQVNAVTQLGATETLSVDGSLLHDRPPLLLEADFLAYGLPAFPIEAMVVHNRSLNGIEDPGSGGDRVRQKRLEQALSIATMIQDRQTANPDVRLVVLGDFNAFEFTDGYVDAVGIIRGSFDPSESLLSGADLVEPDLTNQVLTVPAENRYSFVNQGSPQVLDHALTSAGLDPFVTGFSYGRGNAGAPLVLIDDPSNALRSSDHDGLVVFIQAQEPFQATAVLAARNSMYLDSGVHVASGDVLVRDDATDATLAGAELVLDRKVITAAGYQMKANEIVILPNSVVKSDVTFNTLTNAGTITGTQTSPLALPAFAFPPFPAIDAGGDDLIVGSNQTVTLAPGSYGDITVRSNGTLVLAGGLYQVSSVTLASNANLRYSSAAELRVDGVFTASQTVNVTPASGATVDASDFVIFAAGANGTTSTAVDFGHFSTISASIYAPNGTIEFFGNSTATGAFLARDIEVGRNTTVQLDNHWAVETLAPVVAARAGQDAPALLLQTAAELPEAYGLGANYPNPFNPVTVIPFSLPEASHVSLVVYDLLGRKVETLVDRAMEPGFHQARFDAGALPSGAYLYRIEAGSFVRTGKMMLVK
- a CDS encoding TonB-dependent receptor, with the protein product MVYINGKPSPVRGDFLASYLQQIPSGMVEKVEVIPNPSAKFDPDGMAGIINLVMKQDSDLGTSGGLTLGIGTSDSYNASGNLNFQKGKLSLFTNYGFRYDDRLNTGYNFRENRYLDPLTYLEQNEDGSRKNLSNMVNVNADYAFNKKDVLSASAQMSLRNGDGDGVNTYAQLGTNSELTGLYDRLSGSANDGFNMDYKLSFKRTIETSKHEFSADLRYNRSNGSNDDLFTQQLRNLDGTSANATPDLQRNNQDNLENEYTAQVDYVRPLGAGRLETGYKGTLQQLDNGFYSEQFDYGMGAYLPDLNLNNEFIYNEQVHAAYGILSGSVGKLDLQGGVRLEQALTTFDLTTTSESFDNNYFSVFPSAFASYKFSDTRAIRLSYSKRIQRPRTRMLNPFTNYNDPLNLFVGNPYLKPEYVHAYELSLQQFSNKGSLSLAPYYRKTINQMERFKTIDPATGISTTTFENFDSSESWGSEIIGSLRLGQKLNGFASFNLYKVVTNGSNVDTDLSNSAISWSSRFNATWQVRPGLDLQASYFYRAPTDMAQGRISAFSRADISIRQKFMNDKASLTLRVSDPFDQMGFKFIVDDNTFYQLGERKWQSRNAYLAFTYNFGRQPQRRNRDRNDNAGGGDMGGDVGIN
- a CDS encoding carboxypeptidase regulatory-like domain-containing protein — translated: MYANRYRLSTPLFLLFAALLAAGIALPAQAQGQRPPAPQGVLSGSVQDSDTGEAISTATIAVWSSRDSSLVTGAVSNVDGTFMIEQIRPGSYYVKVSFIGYENAVANDINITPASPRVSLGAIRLTPDTQQLEGVEVVAEREAVTFEIDRTVYNTKDQITSTGGSASDVLQNIPSVEVDIDGNISLRGN